AAAAAAGAGTAGACATGTCAAGCACATCTACTTGTCAGTAAACAAAGCTGCGGCAAAATCCTGAGCATTGAAAGGTCGCAAATCGTTTACACCTTCGCCCACACCGACCCACTTAACCGGAAGGCCAAGTTCGGTCTTTATTGCAACCACAACTCCGCCCTTTGCCGTGCCGTCAAGTTTAGTCAACACTACGCCGGTAACGCCTGTCGCCTCGCTAAATAATTTTGCCTGGCTAATAGCGTTTTGACCAGTAGTCGCATCAAGAACCAACAGGGTTTCATGGGGCGCGTCGGGAATTTCGCGGGCGATAACGCGGCGAATCTTTTTCAGCTCCTCCATAAGGTTTGATTTGGTATGCAAACGTCCAGCCGTATCAATGATGACAATTTCGGCCTTACGGGCTTTAGCCGCTTGTACGGCGTCGAAAGCAACCGCTGCCGGGTCAGATCCTTCACTATGTTTAATAACTTCAGCGCCAATGCGCTGGCCCCATATTTCTAGCTGGTCAATGGCCGCGGCGCGGAAAGTATCACCAGCCGCCAAAAGCACTTTCAAACCTAATTGCCGATAATAGTTGCCAAGTTTGCCAATAGTCGTTGTCTTGCCTACACCATTCACACCCACCACTAAAATTACTGTTGGCGGCTCGGGTGCCAGACGCATGCCCGTCCATCCTTCCGACAAAACAGCGCATAGCCGTTC
Above is a window of Thermosinus carboxydivorans Nor1 DNA encoding:
- the ftsY gene encoding signal recognition particle-docking protein FtsY; its protein translation is MGFFDKLKAGLEKTRKNFTEKIEQLITGYTKIDDEFLDELEAVLLSADVGIKTTATLMKDIRQAIKNREIETPEQLKPVLQERLCAVLSEGWTGMRLAPEPPTVILVVGVNGVGKTTTIGKLGNYYRQLGLKVLLAAGDTFRAAAIDQLEIWGQRIGAEVIKHSEGSDPAAVAFDAVQAAKARKAEIVIIDTAGRLHTKSNLMEELKKIRRVIAREIPDAPHETLLVLDATTGQNAISQAKLFSEATGVTGVVLTKLDGTAKGGVVVAIKTELGLPVKWVGVGEGVNDLRPFNAQDFAAALFTDK